GATTCGCCAGCTGCTGAAACATTTGGGCGGTGATGGCTAATAGCTATTAGCTAATTTAATTCTTAATTTCCTCTGCGACTCGTTTGAGGCGTTGCAGTTGAGCTTGCATATCTTTTTGAGTCCAGGTAGTAGCAAAGGTGTTAAAGCCAAAGCGTACTAAGGGGTTGGGAATTTCAAACTCAAAGCGATTTAGCAAGAGGGTTTTCTGGGAGACGGGTTGACATTCCCAGCGATCGCGTCCTTTAAAATATCCTTCAAATCCCCAGACTATCAGCCCCGGTTTCCGCTCCACAATTGTACAATTTAAGCCTAACCGCAACACCGGAATTTGAATAATAAAGCGACATTTACTTCCTAAATCCGTTCGCCACTCCCCCACTGGTTCGCAACGCAAAACTGGATTCAACCATCGGTGCATCAGGGCGTTGTCAGTAATGCACTGTTCAACCACAGTTGCACTAGCATTAATTTCGATAGATTGCTCGAATACTTGGGGATGTGCCATATTATACAGCTTACTCTTTGATGAGTATAGCGATCGCGCTTGAGTATACAGCGATTGCATAAAAGCGGAAAATTTGCCTATTTTTAAGCATTAATTATCTATAAAGATAGATTCATAACATCTGGTGGTAACTTATATCTATCTCATCCTGTGTTAAATGGTTCTTTACGAACCAAGCAGCAATCAGAGAATTTACCAGTGTATCGGGTAATTCTCAGCTATTCCTGCTAAACGTAGTAAATTATCGTACATTTGCCTGATCCGAGGTTAACCAAAGACACCATGAATGGAACTTGGCAAGGAATTACACAAACTCTTTGGCTCGATCTGCCAGTCAAGTTAAATGGATTGTTGGCACAGGTTACACCAGTACCTGTGGATGAACCAGCACCAGCCAGAGGGTTTTCGTTTGATAGTATTTTCGCCAATCTTGGCCTGAATCTGGGCAGTTCGCTAGTGGATCTGCTCAAGGCGATCCTGACGCTAGTGGTTGGCTTGATTGTAGCTTCGCTTGTGGCGGCGGCGGTAAGAGGACTGTTGAACCGCACCAACATCGATAATCGCATCGCCAGTTGGGTGACTGGTCGTCAAGGGGCTGAGGCACCACCAGTGGAGAAATGGGTCTCTAGTCTGGTGTTTTGGCTAATTATGCTCTTTGCCATAGTTGCCTTTTTACAGACCTTGAGGCTAACAGCGGTTGCAGGCCCCCTCAACACTTTGTTAGAGCAAGTGACCCAGTTCCTGCCCAAGTTAGTAAGTGCAGCGATTCTGGTGGGGGTAGCTTGGTTGCTGGCAACTCTGGCAAAGCTAGTAGTGACGCGAGGGCTGCGGGCGCTGCGAATAGATGAACGTTTGGGCGAGCAAGTGGGGGGAACGAGCAGGGCAAATCTGGGTGATCCCGCAGTGGAGACTCCCAGGACAAATCCGTATGCTCTCAGCGACACCCTCGCCAACGCCTTGTACTGGTTCATCTTCTTGCTGTTTCTGCCGCTGGTTCTGGATGCCCTACAGCTACAGCAGGCACTCGGCCCAGTTAACAATCTGCTAAATCAGATTCTGGGGGCAATACCAAATATCCTGACAGCTGTAATTATTGGTGCAGCGGGATGGTTGCTGGCTCAGGTGGTGCGGCGAATTGTGACAAATTTGTTGGCAGCAGCTGGGGCAGACAGGTTGGGTGCTAGGTTTGGGATTTCGCGGGCTACTGGTGGGCAGTCGCTTTCCTGGCTAATTGGGACAGTTGTCTTCGTTTTAATTTTGATTCCGACAGCGATCGCAGCCCTAAATGCTTTGGGAATTGCGGCGATTTCAGTTCCAGCGATCGCGATGTTGACGCAGATTCTCAACGCGATCCCGTTAATTTTTACCGCTGGGTTGATTTTAGCGATCGCTTACGTAATTGGACACTTTGTCTCCGAGTTAGTTACCAATATCCTCACCAGTATTGGTTTCAACAACATTTTCTACTGGCTGGGAATACAACCAAGACCCTCAACCCGTAGATCAACCGGGGTTCTGCCTCCCGCAGTTGAGGGACAAACGCCTCCAACTGGACAAGCAACTGTACTTCAGCAACCAACAACGACTACTACCACCCGCACACCGTCGGAAATCGTCGGTATTGTGGCGCTGGTTGGGATCATGCTGTTTGCTACTCTTGCTGCTGTCCAGGTCTTGAATATTCCGGCGCTGACAGCACTGGTGGGTGGCATTATCGTAATTTTGGGGCGCATTCTGGCTGGTTTGGTGGTATTTGCCATTGGTTTGTATTTGGCAAATCTAGCCTTTAACCTAATTAACAGTTCCGGCAATCCCCAAGCACGGATACTGGCACAGGCTGCTCGGATTGCGATTATCGCTCTTGTTTCAGCGATGGCGCTGCAACAGATGGGAATTGCCAGCGATATTGTCAATTTAGCTTTTGGTTTGTTGCTAGGAGCTATTGCTGTAGCGATCGCGCTTGCCTTTGGTCTAGGCGGTCGCGAGATTGCTGCTGGGCAAGTTCGAGAATGGTTGGGCGCGTTTAAAGATAAACAACCGCCCAGGTAGATTCTAACTACACTTAGAGACGCGATATATCGCGTCTCTATAATGCACTATTCAAAATAATATATTGACTTAGAATATAAATAATACATCTCTCTAAAACAGCTCTATGTTAAAAACATTTGTTATCACAACATCTTTAGCTTTTACTTTAATTTTATTGACAAATAAAGCAACTTTTAGTAATCCACAGCCTCAAAAAACTCCATCCTCAAATCTAATTAAGCATGATGTTAATGAGCCAGTGTGCTACCTAAGAACTTCCGATGGTAGAACTCTGGATCTTAGTAGCTTATGTGGGACAAGACTTGAAAATATACCTATTCGTAAATATCCCACCCCGTACAACACTACAGCCATCAAAAAATTTGACGATGACCTTTATGGCAAAGGAAATTAAAAGGAAAAACAAAAGCAGAGCTGGCAACTCGCTAGTTATATCGAATGGCAGCATCCCATTTTTGCCAATATAAGCCCACAGGCTATAGCAGTCCTAAATGATTCGTGAAGGCGAGATACCCGACTTCTTACAGAAGTCGGGTATCTGAAGGGCTGGCATATTACAAATCAAATAAAATCGCTATAGAAGCTTGGAGCTAGAAGAACGAAGCCTGCTTTCGCAAACGCTTTATGTTAGCGTTTACGAAGGCAGGCTTTGTTCGCTTAGCCTCGACTTTAGCCCTCGGACATTTTTAGTTCATATCCAATCGTGTTGATTACTCATAATAAAAGAACTCCTCCCCGCAAGCCAACCGGGAAGCTGTAGCCGCAAGGATTGGTGAGGTAGGGTTCCGGGAAATAGCGGGTAATCAACCAGATTTGATATTACTGATTAATTGCTGTCTCTTCCCTATCAACATTTGCTGGGTTAGTAGAGAGTTGAGCTGCTGTTTGATAGTCTTGATTTGCACCGTTGCTATCTCCTAGCTTGGCACGGAGATCGCCCCGATAAGTGTAGGCGCTGGCATAATTAGGATTCCACCGAATTGCTTGAGTAAAGTCCTCAACCGCTCCTTGATGGTCGCCAAGTTTGTAGCGGATTTTCCCGCGATTAAAGTAGCCAATCCATTCTTCAGGATAAACTTGAATTGCTTGAGTAAAGTCCTCAATGGCTCCCTGAAGATCGCCTAGATGAGCGCGAACTTCTCCGCGACTATTGTAGAGGTGAGTAAAGGTCGGATTTAACCGAATTGCCTGGTTAAAGTCCTCAATCGCTGCCTGATGGTCGTGTATTTGATTGCGACTATGAGCGCGATTGATATATGCCGTTTCATGAGTAGGATCTAACCGAATCGCCTCGGTAAAGTCTGCGATCGCGCCTTGATAGTCCTTTCCTTGAACCTTCTCCAGACCCCGATTATAAAATTTCTCAGCATCGATCTCGGTTGCCGATTTTTCAGGTAGCGGCAATTTAGTTTTTGGTGATGACGAATGGTCGTGCGATCCCCCAGGTGATGACGAATGGTCGTGCGATCCCCCAGGCATTGCATAACTAGGAGGAACTAGCCCTCCCAATGCAGTAGCTATAACTATGGTAGCGATCGCTTTTTCAAAAAAGTGCATTGCTTCTATTTTGAGTTCTTTGATTGGTTTATTCAGGTATTGAATGCTACAGCGCCGGTGCTGGGAGATTCTTCGCTGGTGCTGTAGTAATGGGGTCTGGTCCACCTTTACCTACTTGAAACTGACCCAT
This region of Funiculus sociatus GB2-C1 genomic DNA includes:
- a CDS encoding tetratricopeptide repeat protein; amino-acid sequence: MDQTPLLQHQRRISQHRRCSIQYLNKPIKELKIEAMHFFEKAIATIVIATALGGLVPPSYAMPGGSHDHSSSPGGSHDHSSSPKTKLPLPEKSATEIDAEKFYNRGLEKVQGKDYQGAIADFTEAIRLDPTHETAYINRAHSRNQIHDHQAAIEDFNQAIRLNPTFTHLYNSRGEVRAHLGDLQGAIEDFTQAIQVYPEEWIGYFNRGKIRYKLGDHQGAVEDFTQAIRWNPNYASAYTYRGDLRAKLGDSNGANQDYQTAAQLSTNPANVDREETAINQ
- a CDS encoding SRPBCC family protein, with the translated sequence MAHPQVFEQSIEINASATVVEQCITDNALMHRWLNPVLRCEPVGEWRTDLGSKCRFIIQIPVLRLGLNCTIVERKPGLIVWGFEGYFKGRDRWECQPVSQKTLLLNRFEFEIPNPLVRFGFNTFATTWTQKDMQAQLQRLKRVAEEIKN
- a CDS encoding mechanosensitive ion channel; translation: MNGTWQGITQTLWLDLPVKLNGLLAQVTPVPVDEPAPARGFSFDSIFANLGLNLGSSLVDLLKAILTLVVGLIVASLVAAAVRGLLNRTNIDNRIASWVTGRQGAEAPPVEKWVSSLVFWLIMLFAIVAFLQTLRLTAVAGPLNTLLEQVTQFLPKLVSAAILVGVAWLLATLAKLVVTRGLRALRIDERLGEQVGGTSRANLGDPAVETPRTNPYALSDTLANALYWFIFLLFLPLVLDALQLQQALGPVNNLLNQILGAIPNILTAVIIGAAGWLLAQVVRRIVTNLLAAAGADRLGARFGISRATGGQSLSWLIGTVVFVLILIPTAIAALNALGIAAISVPAIAMLTQILNAIPLIFTAGLILAIAYVIGHFVSELVTNILTSIGFNNIFYWLGIQPRPSTRRSTGVLPPAVEGQTPPTGQATVLQQPTTTTTTRTPSEIVGIVALVGIMLFATLAAVQVLNIPALTALVGGIIVILGRILAGLVVFAIGLYLANLAFNLINSSGNPQARILAQAARIAIIALVSAMALQQMGIASDIVNLAFGLLLGAIAVAIALAFGLGGREIAAGQVREWLGAFKDKQPPR